TTATCATACACCATGCCAAATATCAAGTGAGTATTTAGTTTTTAGTGGCAGGAAGTCGCGATTGGGAGATCGTTCCTATAGGACTTCGCGTAGGAAGCGGGCGGTGTGGGATTCTTGGACAGCGGCGACCTCTTCTGGCGTGCCCATCGCAACGACGTTTCCGCCACCTTTACTGCCTTCTGGTCCCAAGTCTATAATCCAATCTGCGGATTTGATAACGTCGATGTTGTGTTCGACAGCAATAATCGTGTTGCCTGCATCGACGAGTCTGTTCAGCACCTTAAGGAGTTTTTGAATATCGTCAAAATGGAGTCCGGTCGTCGGTTCGTCCATAATATAGAGCGTTGAACCGGTTTGGCGACGCGCTAACTCTTTCGCGAGCTTAACACGCTGTGCCTCCCCGCCAGAGAGCGTCGGTGCTGATTGCCCTAACTTGATATAACCGAGTCCAACGTCTGTTAGCATCTGAAGCGTCCGGCAGATACGTGGACTTTCGTCGAAAAATGTGAGTGCCTCGTCTACTGTCATCTCCAAGACTTCAGCAATATTCTTGCCCTTATAACGGATTTCGAGTGTTTCCATGCTGTAGCCGGTGCTATTGCACGTCTCACACGGCATCCATACGTCGGGGAGAAAATGCATCTCGACACGATTGAAGCGGTGTCCTTCACAGACATGGCACTGCCCCTGCGCGAGATTGAAACTGAACCTACCCATATTATACCCACGCGTTTTCGCGTCGTGTTGCTCAGCGAAGAGTTCACGGATTTTCGTGAAGAGGTCGGTATAGGTTGCTGGATTAGAACGCGGTGTTTCCCCAATCGATTTCTGGTCTACGTTGATGAGCCGCTTGATATAACTAACCCCCCGAATGCTTTTATACTCCGGTTGTCCGTAGTCGTTATAGATCGGCTCTCCGTGATCATCGCTGATATAGTGGCTATAGCGATGATCTTCCGGGTCGCCGGTTTTAATAGAACTGCGACTTTCGAGGGCAGGTTTCAGCGTGCCTTCAACGAGTGAACTCTTCCCACACCCTGAAACACCGGTTACACAGGTGAGTGTTCCGAGTGGAATCTTGACATCAATATCTTTTAGATTGTTCGTTTTCGCCCCAAATATCGCTAATGCTTTGCCGGTGCCTTTGCGCCGAGTTTTCGGAACAGAAATCTCTACTTCATTGGATAGATAGGCTTGCGTCAAGGATTTGGTGGATGAGCGTTTATCGGTAGATGACGATTCGGCGATCATTCCTTCAGGCGTGCTGCCGTTCGTGAAAGTATCCGGGGCACCGATAGCGACGATTTCGCCGCCGCCATTACCTGCCTGCGGCCCGAAGTCAATCACGTAATCGGCGGCTAAGATTGTGTCGCGGTCGTGTTCCACAACGAGGACACTGTTACCGATATCGCGGAGTTCCTTGAGAGCATCAATAAGACGCTCTTGGTCGCGCGGATGCAAGCCGATACTTGGTTCATCAAGAATGTAGGTCACGCCAGTGAGACCACTACCGAGTTGACTTGCGAGTCGGATTCTGCGCATTTCGCCCCCAGAAAGTGTTGGTGCCCCGCGATCTAAAGCGAGGTAACCGAGACCAATACCTTCCAAGAACTCCAGCCGTGTCTGGATTTGACTCAAGACTTCAGCTTCAAACTCAGGTGAAGTATGTATATGAAGTGCAGGGTGTGTCGCTCTTGAGGTTGACACACCTGTTGCGATCAGAAGATCGCTCGGATTTGTTTCCGCATCATCGGAAGCAAGCTGCGCTTCGATATCTTCGAGTCGGGCGTTAAAGAATTCGATGGTTTCTGTAATTGACAGTGCCATCAATTCAGCAATAGTTATATCTTCAAATCTGACGCAGCTTGAAAAAGGTTTCAGGCGTGTTCCAGAGCATTGGTTACAGGCCTCATAAGGTGGGAACGTGTTCCTCCCGCGTCCATCACAGAAGTCGCAAGCCCCTATTTTGTTGTTGAAGGAGAAATGGCGTGGGGTCAATTGTCCGAAATTGCTTCCGCAAGAAGGACACATCGCGTGTTCGCTGAAGAATTTTTTAGTACTGGTGTCCTGCTGTCGGTTTTCCGCTGTTCTTCGTTTAGACCGATTGGTCTTTGTAGACGCGCGCCTCGTGGAACGCATCTCTTGAATGAGTACAAACCCACCACTTTGGAGGAGTGCCAACTCGACGGCTTCCGTAAACCGGCTCTTTTCTTCGTCAACAAGTTCAACGCGATCAACAACGATAAAAATTTCATGACGAATCCCCTTACTGAGTTGAGGAACTTCATCAAGACGGTGGATTTCATTATCAATTTGAACGCGTGCGAATCCCGCTCGTTGTAATCGACTGAATACATCCGCATAATCCTCGTTGCCCTTCAAACCGTAGGCGGATTCACTTGGATTGATATCAATAATCTTGCCTCTTGCTATACCTGTTTCAGTTTCCGAAATAATCATAAAGTTTGTGAGAGGTGCGAGCACATCTACTCTTTTCTGCTGGAGATCTTCAAAAACCTGTTCCGTTATTTCTTCCGCCGTCTGCGCCTGAACCTCCACTTCACAATCCGGACAATAGGGTTTGCCCCATCTGGCATAAAGGGTGCGGAGTCCATCGTGTATCTCGGTAATTGTGGCGACAGTGGAACGTGGGTTTTGCCCCGCGTCGGCGTGCGAAATCGCAATTGCGGGTGAGAGACCCTCAATTTTTGAGACTTTCGGCTTCCCCATTTGACCTATGAACTGACGCGCGTAGGTACTGAGCGTCTCAATGTAGCGCCGCTGTCCTTCGGCGTAAATGGTGTCGAGTGCGAGGGAGGTCTTACCGGAACCGCTTACGCCTGTCAATGCCGTCATCTTTCGGTGTGGGATATCGATGTCTATCTCTTTGAGGTTATTTTCCGTGGCACCTCGCACAGCAATGTTTTTAATTTTCCCTTGCGGTTCGTTCAAGTAAATTGGTCGTTTCACGTTCCGTTCCGTATATCCGCCCTCCACTTCGTTGCGGGCTACGATTTCGTCGGGATCTGCAATTATACCTTGCGGTTCATTCGGATCGGAAGAAGAGCAGATATCGAAATCACCGCGGAGTGCCTGTCCTGTGTAAGATTCAGGCACTTCTGCAATCTGTTCAGGTGTACCGACGGCAACGATAGTTCCACCGCCGACACCGCCTTCCGGCCCTAAGTCAATGAGGTAATCAGCGGAGTTGATAACTTCAAGATTGTGTTCAACGACGACGACCGTGTTGCCGTCTTCCACGAGTCGGTGAAGAATTGTCAAGAGTTTATTTACATCGTCGAAGTGTAAGCCTGTTGTGGGTTCGTCGAGAATGTAGAGCGTTTTGCCAGTGCCTCGCTTCGAGAGTTCCCGCGAAAGTTTGATGCGTTGGGCTTCACCCCCCGAAAGTGTGGGCGCGGGTTGTCCGAGTTTGATGTAATCCAGACCCACATCGTGAAGGAGTTGTAAGCCCCTTGCGACTCTTGGAATATCGGCGAAATGCGCAAGGGCGGTATCGATATCCATTTCGAGGACTTCGGAGATGTTTTTTCCCTTATACTTAATGGCAAGGGTTTCGCTGTTGAAGCGTTTTCCCTCACACACTTCGCACTCCACCCAGACATCGGAAAGCAGACCCATATCGACTTTTTTCGCACCGTTGCCGCTACACGCCTCACATCTACCCCCCGAAACGTTGAAACTAAACCTTCCCGGTTTGTAGCCCCGCAATTTTGCATCGGGTAAGCCTGCGTAGAGTGCGCGGATCCCATCAAATACCTTTGTGTAAGTTGCAGCGTTGGAACGTGGCGTTCGCCCGATAGGTGCCATGTCGATGTTGATAATTTTGTCGATAACATCGGAGATCCGGACGTTTTTTCCTTCAATGATACCTTGAATCTTGTCATAGTCTCCCGGGACGGTCTTCGCCTTCATAAGGTCGCGGGCGAGCGCGTTATAGAGAATATCGTGAATTAAGGAGCTCTTTCCAGAACCGCTCACACCGGTTACACAGCAGAGCGTCCCGACTGGTATTTTGGGATTGATGCCTTTGAGGTTGTTTTGACGGGCGTTACAGATTTGCACCCACCTGTCTCCCGTTGCACGACGCGATTCTGGTTGAATGATTACCTTATCACCTCGGAGATATTGGGCGGTGAGTGTGTTACTCTCTTTCATGAACTCCGCGGGTGTTCCAATATCGGTGATCTTTCCGCCCTTTATACCTGCACCAGGGCCAAAATCGACGATCAGGTCTGCCACCAACATAGTTGCCTCGTCGTGTTCAACGACAATGACAGTGTTTCCTTGATTACGTAGGTTTAGGAGGGTTATCAGTAGACCCGCATGGTCGCGTGCGTGTAAGCCGATGCT
The window above is part of the Candidatus Poribacteria bacterium genome. Proteins encoded here:
- the uvrA gene encoding excinuclease ABC subunit UvrA; translation: MTEESILVHGAREHNLQNIDIQLPKDKLIVFTGVSGSGKSSMAIDTVYAEGQRRYIESLSAYARQFLGQLGKPDVDEIVGLSPSIAIDQGSTGHNPRSTVATVTEIYDYLRVLYARAGQFHCPECGREIGSQTAADIVKTLLNYPPRTRLIILAPIIRGSRGAHERELEALRNAGFARLRIDGEIYELRPGLALNPNQRHDIDVVIDRIIIKEGVESRVTQAVDAALLRGDGNLLVHVIPTEGEASPFISEEDDLLFSEDYTCLHCQISFVKPEPRHFSFNNPDGMCESCRGLGVEMGILPKLIVPDETLSIMQGAISLWGPLNKRDTLKEKVIAEALAKHLGFDIDTPWKDLTPEQQHAILYGTGDDILTITTPSTSRSRKGKKRQQYRARFHGIIPTEEQKYQFEADDDDEDNFPDYFAKMSCRTCEGTRLNAWVKAVTIGDTPITDILEMSIQDASQFFNALELPEREAFIATELLKEIRGRLGFLIDVGLGYLTLARPAPTLSGGEAQRIRLASQVGAGLRDVTYVLDEPSIGLHARDHAGLLITLLNLRNQGNTVIVVEHDEATMLVADLIVDFGPGAGIKGGKITDIGTPAEFMKESNTLTAQYLRGDKVIIQPESRRATGDRWVQICNARQNNLKGINPKIPVGTLCCVTGVSGSGKSSLIHDILYNALARDLMKAKTVPGDYDKIQGIIEGKNVRISDVIDKIINIDMAPIGRTPRSNAATYTKVFDGIRALYAGLPDAKLRGYKPGRFSFNVSGGRCEACSGNGAKKVDMGLLSDVWVECEVCEGKRFNSETLAIKYKGKNISEVLEMDIDTALAHFADIPRVARGLQLLHDVGLDYIKLGQPAPTLSGGEAQRIKLSRELSKRGTGKTLYILDEPTTGLHFDDVNKLLTILHRLVEDGNTVVVVEHNLEVINSADYLIDLGPEGGVGGGTIVAVGTPEQIAEVPESYTGQALRGDFDICSSSDPNEPQGIIADPDEIVARNEVEGGYTERNVKRPIYLNEPQGKIKNIAVRGATENNLKEIDIDIPHRKMTALTGVSGSGKTSLALDTIYAEGQRRYIETLSTYARQFIGQMGKPKVSKIEGLSPAIAISHADAGQNPRSTVATITEIHDGLRTLYARWGKPYCPDCEVEVQAQTAEEITEQVFEDLQQKRVDVLAPLTNFMIISETETGIARGKIIDINPSESAYGLKGNEDYADVFSRLQRAGFARVQIDNEIHRLDEVPQLSKGIRHEIFIVVDRVELVDEEKSRFTEAVELALLQSGGFVLIQEMRSTRRASTKTNRSKRRTAENRQQDTSTKKFFSEHAMCPSCGSNFGQLTPRHFSFNNKIGACDFCDGRGRNTFPPYEACNQCSGTRLKPFSSCVRFEDITIAELMALSITETIEFFNARLEDIEAQLASDDAETNPSDLLIATGVSTSRATHPALHIHTSPEFEAEVLSQIQTRLEFLEGIGLGYLALDRGAPTLSGGEMRRIRLASQLGSGLTGVTYILDEPSIGLHPRDQERLIDALKELRDIGNSVLVVEHDRDTILAADYVIDFGPQAGNGGGEIVAIGAPDTFTNGSTPEGMIAESSSTDKRSSTKSLTQAYLSNEVEISVPKTRRKGTGKALAIFGAKTNNLKDIDVKIPLGTLTCVTGVSGCGKSSLVEGTLKPALESRSSIKTGDPEDHRYSHYISDDHGEPIYNDYGQPEYKSIRGVSYIKRLINVDQKSIGETPRSNPATYTDLFTKIRELFAEQHDAKTRGYNMGRFSFNLAQGQCHVCEGHRFNRVEMHFLPDVWMPCETCNSTGYSMETLEIRYKGKNIAEVLEMTVDEALTFFDESPRICRTLQMLTDVGLGYIKLGQSAPTLSGGEAQRVKLAKELARRQTGSTLYIMDEPTTGLHFDDIQKLLKVLNRLVDAGNTIIAVEHNIDVIKSADWIIDLGPEGSKGGGNVVAMGTPEEVAAVQESHTARFLREVL